DNA from Petropleomorpha daqingensis:
AACTCGTGGAAGCCGATGGAGAAGAGCAGGCCGAGCGCGAAGGCGACGATCCCCAGGACGGTCAGCAGAGCGGACAGGTCAGCCTCCGGCGATGGCAGCGCGGGCGTGCTCCCGGGCCCACTTCTCCGCGGCCAGCACGTCCTCCACGCACGTGGGTGCGCCGAGCTCCGGCGCGGCGTCGAGGGTACGCGCGACGACCTGCACGATGGCTGAGAACGCGAGCCGACCTGCCAGGAAAGCGGCCACCGCCTCCTCGTTGGCCGCGTTGAACATCGCGGGCACCACGCCGCCCGCCTCGCCGGCCCGCCGGGCCAGCCCGACGGCGGGGAACGCCTCGGTGTCGAGCGGGAAGAACTCCCAGCTGCCGGCCTGCGTCCAGTCCAGCGCCGGCTGGACCACCGGCAGCCGGTCGGGCCAGGCGAGCGCCAGCGCGATCGGCAGCCGCATGTCCGGCGGGCTGGCCTGGGCGATCGTCGCGCCGTCGGCGAAGGTCACCATCGAGTGCACGATCGACTGCGGGTGGACGACGACGTCGATGTCGGAGTACGGGACGCCGAAGAGCAGGTGCGCCTCGATCAGCTCGAGGCCCTTGTTGACCAGGGTCGCGGAGTTGACGGTGACGACCGGACCCATGGCCCAGGTGGGGTGGGCGAGGGCGTCCTCGACGGTGACCCCTTCCAGCTCGGCGGCGCTGCGCCCGCGGAACGGCCCCCCGCTGGCGGTGAGCACGAGCCGGGCCACCTCGCCGCGCGCGCCACCGCGCAGGCACTGGGCCAGGGCGGAGTGCTCGGAGTCGACCGGCACGAGCTGGCCCGGCTTCGCCGCGGCGGTGACGAGGTCTCCACCGGCGACCAGCGACTCCTTGTTGGCCAGGGCGACGGTGTTGCCCGCGTGCAGGGCGGACAGCGTCGGGCCGAGGCCGATCGACCCGGTGATCCCGTTGAGGACGACGTCGGCCGGCCGGGAGGCGAGCTCCTCGGCCGCACGCGGCCCGGCGAGGATCTCCGGCAGGGCGTACTCCCCCTTCGCCCAGCCGCGCTGCTGCGCGGCGGCGTAGAAGGCCAGCTGCAGGTCCTGCGCGGCGGTGGCCTTGGCGACGGCGACCGTGCGGACGCCGAGCGTCAGCGCCTGGTCGGCGAGGCGGGCGACGTCCCCACCACCGGCCGCCAGCGCGGTGATCCGCAGCCGGTCGGGGTTCTGCTGTGCGACTTGGATCGCCTGGGTGCCGATCGAGCCGGTCGAGCCGAGGACGGTCACCTCTCGAGGAGCGCTCACGCCCCCGATCCTCCCCGACGGCACGCCGCGCCGTACCCGACGGTTTCCGCGGGGTCGGTGCTGGCAAGATGACCACCGTGGTCCAGGAAACGCGCCCCGCGACCCAGCGGGTCAACCAGCCCGGTCGCGAAGAAGCGGTCGTCCGCGCCGGGGAGCACCCGGTCGAGCACGAGCGGCCCGAGGACTGGGGCTGGCACGGCGA
Protein-coding regions in this window:
- the dxr gene encoding 1-deoxy-D-xylulose-5-phosphate reductoisomerase; translation: MSAPREVTVLGSTGSIGTQAIQVAQQNPDRLRITALAAGGGDVARLADQALTLGVRTVAVAKATAAQDLQLAFYAAAQQRGWAKGEYALPEILAGPRAAEELASRPADVVLNGITGSIGLGPTLSALHAGNTVALANKESLVAGGDLVTAAAKPGQLVPVDSEHSALAQCLRGGARGEVARLVLTASGGPFRGRSAAELEGVTVEDALAHPTWAMGPVVTVNSATLVNKGLELIEAHLLFGVPYSDIDVVVHPQSIVHSMVTFADGATIAQASPPDMRLPIALALAWPDRLPVVQPALDWTQAGSWEFFPLDTEAFPAVGLARRAGEAGGVVPAMFNAANEEAVAAFLAGRLAFSAIVQVVARTLDAAPELGAPTCVEDVLAAEKWAREHARAAIAGG